tggttttttttttttttaaatcttaatgatattttattgaTAGGTCTGAAACCGAAAACCCTGGTACCACTCTCCATGTGACCGGCTTATCAACAAGAGTTACAGAAAAGGATCTTGAAGCACATTTCTCCAAGGAAGGAAAGGTGACATTAACCATCTACACTCTGATTCTCCTTTCTCATTACTCTTTTTAGCATACACTCACTCATTAGTCCTGTTGTTAAATGGTGTTCCATTCCTTCCCACAGGTTGCGTCCTGCGTTCTAGTGGTGGAGCCGCGCACCCGTGAGTCTCGTGGTTTTGCCTTTGTTACGATGGATAGTCTTAAGGACGCTGAGCGGTGCATTAAGTATCTCAACCAATCTGTACTAGAAGGCCGATACATAAAAGTCGAAAGGGTAACAAAAGTTCTTTGCtctactgatttttttttttggtggctATACTATAAGTTTGGTGTATTTGTTTGTTTGACTTAATAACCTGGTGGTTTTCTGAccattcagaaaaaaaatattgcatCAAGCTAAGTGTTGGCAGCAATCAGAGATGATACTCATCCTTACACAACATCATATTAAGTGAAACACAACTTGGTCACTCCAAATCAACTAATCATAAGCAACTATATTGCCTCATCTCTCAAGTAATCAAAGGACATTATCAAGTATCAACAACTATTAGTCAAGTGTTCTTCAGCCTAGGATTCATCTTGTTTCCCCTGAGTATACGATGGCTTTTTGTAACTTGAAGTATTGCGTCCCATTTACATATTTTGTCTTATCTTCAGTCCCGAAGAAAGCGCCCTAGAACTCCCACCCCAGGCCACTATCTTGGCTTGAAAAGCTCCAGAGACAATGGTAAGTGAACATTTAAAGTAAGAAGTGTTCTTGAAGGTTTCTAACTATTCTGGATTTTCTCTGTTGTGGAAAAGACCGAGATAGCCGTAGCAATCGAGGGAGGCACTATGATCGTGATGATTCTGGACACCGTAGGTCACCAAGACGTGACTTTTCACCTCGTGATCATGGAAGGAGGTCACCTCGTGGTGGTGGAAGAAGTTCTAGAAGAGACCGGTCTTACTCTCCTCGTGGAAGAAGCCCAGAGAGAAGGTCCGAGAGAAGGTATCAACCCCGTGGCTCGAGATGACCTGTTTAGGTCTCTTGACGAAGGAATTTTATGTTGTATGATTGATTATTATCATCTTTAAATAGTACAGATATTTCGGTTGGAGACAGTTATGGCTTTATGAGTCTTTTCCTCTTATGTATGCTGCAGAACACAGTGAATGTGAAACTTACAATGTAATAGCTTATTAGCTTATTCTATGCtacttttgtttttaatgaGTGAATCAGAATTTCTATATGACTATAATCTGGAGAATTGAGATTGTTGAAAAAAAGAAGCACAGTATTGTACTGTATGTTTGCTTGATTTCTGCATCAGGGTCACAATATCTCCTGCAAAGAAACAACTCAGGTCCCTGATCATAAGACCCGTGTTGAGATCCAAATCCAGGTCCATGCCGAGGGATAGGTCTAGGTCAAGATCTTTGGCAAGGCCTATATCTCCATCAAGAAACCGTGGAAGGTTAGCTCTATCTTTCTTTCCCCACTGAGTCTGCACTCTGCAGTGTTTGGTTTCTGTGTTCATCTAATGGACAGGGCTAATGGACATGGTACCACTCTCCTTGGATTGACAGGTCTGAAATTGAAAACACTGGTACCACTCTCTTTGTGACCGGCCTATCCACAAAAGTCACCGACAAGGATCTTGAAGCACATTTCTCCAAGCAAGGAAAGGTGATAACATCTAAAACCTGATCCTCCTTCCTGATAGTATGTTTCGTCTCTGCGTTATAAGCATAGAATCAGTACTCATGTTGTTAAGTTGTTTTCATTACCACAGGTTGCGTCATGCGTTCTAAAGgttgacccgcacacccgtgagTCTCGTGGTTATGCCTTTGTTACAATGGATAGTCTTGGAGATGCTGAGCGGTGCATTAAGTATCTCAACGGAACTTTAGTAGATGGCAGATACATAAAAGTCGAAAAGGTAACAAAAATTGATGCTCTACTGATTCTGGTGCCGATACAATAAGTATTGAAAATATTGCGTTGAGTGTTGGCAACAGTCACTAAGTGAGACACAGTTTGATCATAAAGCAACTATTGCCTCAACTCTTAACTAGTCAAAAGGGCACTAGCAACTATTAGTCGATTGTTCTTCAGTTTAGCCTAGGATTCATACAGTGGCTTTTTGTAACTTGTAGTTTGTGTCCATTACATGAGCTTGGTGTACTTTGTGTTATCTTCAGTCCCGAAGAAAGCGTCCGAGAACTCCCACCCCAGGCCAATATCTTGGCTTGAAAAGCTCTAGAGACAATGGTAAGTGAACACTTGAAGCCTCTATCGAGTCCCTTGAAAAACGAAAAGGTTTCTAACTGTTCTgtactcttcttttttttctgttgtaGAAAAAGACAGAGATGGCCGTAGCAGTCAAGAGAAGCACGATGATCGTGATGATTCTCGGCAACGTTGGTCACCAAACCGCCACTATTCACCTCGTGGTGAAAGGAACTCACCAAGACGCGACCATTCACCTCGTGATGGGAGGGAGTCACCAAGACACGATCGTTCACCTCGTGGTGAAAGAAGCCCAGAGAGAAGGTATCAACCCAAGTGGCTCGAAATGACCTGTTTAGGTCTCTTTCAAAGGAATTCAAGAACTTCTTTGTTGATTTGAGGTTGTGATTgatcaacatcatcatctttAAAATAGTAAAGAGATTCTGTTGGAGACAGTTATGGTTTTGTTTATGGGTTTGACTTCTTGCGATTGTTTGATTTCTGAATCAGGGGCTCACGATCTCCTCCTGCACAGCCGAGGCCAAGAACTTTGGCAAGGCCTATATCTCCAGCAAGCCGTATAAGGTTAGTTTATTGCGTTGAGTTTATGGGTTTCTAGTGTCACTGTAATTTTGGAAGTTTATGGGTAAAATCATCTTTCGTTAACTCTATTCTCTTTGTAGCTTTACTTTCCTCATATCTGTGCCTGCATTGTTTTGTAGTCCCCCTGCAGtgtttggtttctttcttttctatcTTCATGTAAATGATATTTGATTGACAGGGCTGAAATAGATGCAAGTGTCTGGGCCGACCTACACCTATCCCCAATAGTCTCGGACAAGGATCTTGAGTGGACACCGTAGGGTCACCCAAGACGCGACCATCATTCACCTCGTACGTGGTGGAAAGTAAAAAGGTCCTAGAGAAGATTGCCAATTGTGTATATACCCTCAATATAGAAGATGCCAATTGTTTCTTACTAATATCAGAGTAACTCCTCTTGCATATACATTTGTATCGTTAGGATTCAAATTGTTATTTGTGATATAATGCAAGTGTAAACATATATCAAGAAAGCATGACGTAAAAGGAAGGTCAGCATGAACTGGTGGAAGAGAATCAGTGGGACCAATCATTGAACAGTTGATTGGTTTTTGTCACCTCAGCATGCTTCCTTTTCGCAGCTGTGTATATTCCCCCTctagttgttttttttcttgacaaaaattaatattatttttcttatcagattatgtttttaatattcatataaacatttttttgtgaTTTAGTCACCGAAACCTAGATATGGATATGGCTAACTCAAGAGGGTTCATTCACATTTTTGTGTGGCCATTGTATCTTTAACCTTTGGAAAATACGAAAGATGTAAACAAAATATAGAGTGTTTTTATGGCTGTGCATCAAACGGTGACAGACGCACACTTCACCATGTCAAACAGCCCATCCTCAAAAACAACATCGCACGACAACACCTTATCCCAAATCTCTCCTTGGCGCCTTCCCAAAGCAATCTCTGCACAGCAAAGGACTTTCTTCTTGGCGTCATGTATTTTAGTAAAGAAGAGAGCCAACATCTTCTCCCCACACTTGACCACTCTGGATCGATCAGTCTCCTCCACAGCGAAAAACTCTTCCAAACCGTTGACAACACTCCAACAAGGGCTCTGCTTCGTAGGATCAAACGCCATCAACACCCCCGCCTTGCCAGAACGATCGTGGTAGTAGAGGACATCATCAACCACACACGCACCCTTCCACTCCTTGGCGTTCAACACCTCCTTCAACTCCCACTTGTCTTCTCTCGGTTCATAAGCAAAAGCGTGCTGATTCCTAAAACTTTTAAAGAACAGCTTCCCCTCCATCACAGCAGAATCAGACCAGAGATCACCATAGGGCAAGTCGTGTTTTACCATCACCGGCTCCCACGTCTGGGCTTCCGTGTCGAACACCATCACCGCCTTCATCCACCCCTCCCCCGACGACCCATCTTCATCAGAAAAACTACAGTAGGAATCACCGATCAGGTACACCTTCCCGTCAACGGCGCTAGCTACATTATTAATCATGCGCTGAGGCATGCCGGGGATGGACTGCACCGTGTGAGAGGCGAAGTCGATGCTGAGCGATTCCAGGTTGTTGAACACATACGTCTTGGAACCCACGGGGACGAAGCTTCCGATGGAAGACATGGGGGGAAGCGATCCGACCACGACCAGGCGGTTTCTGGAGTTGGGTTTGCGGTGGAGGACGTGGAAACGGGAGTCGCCCGTGCTGCGGTTGTAGAGGAGAGCGTAGACACGGTGCTCGGTGATTCCGAGCTGAGATCGCCTCTTGTAGAGCTTAGGGGAAGCGATGAGTTTCCTGAAAGTCCTggagacgagagagagagttggGTAACGGCTTATTGGCACACGAGCTACGATGTCGACGGTGACGTCGTCTGGAAGCGACGGAAACAGAGGAGACGGTGACTGCTCGGGAGATTGCTCCATTTGTTTGAGTGAATCAGAGGAAATCGACCTGTAGACATCAACAACGGAAACATGTTACTGGTTAGAATTCAGACAATATCAAGCAAGTTCAGACACGACACAAGTAAGTAACGGGTAAGATTAGGGTTTAACTCATAAACAGTAGACTAAAGTTTCGATCTTTATCTAAGCACACAGACAAAAGTTTCGAATTTTATCGAATTAGTGGTCATGAGATGTATGCAGGACCATTTATCATCGCAAAATATCAACAATAACCCTCCAGACAACAAAAATTAGGGCTTTTTTTTTCACTAACCTTTCTTCGATAGGAGAACCcgcctgcaaaaaaaaaaaacaatgtgatTACTTCAATTTAAAGCAAACGACGATCAAAGCTTACCATCACTGCAAGGGAAACTCTCAGGTTGCGATCGAAAGCAGACGGAGACATGATGATTAGGGTTTTACTGTAAAATTCtgcttttttctttgttatgtTTTTCTCTGAATGAAGACTTCTTTTTGATATTCACACCACTGGGCTAGTGACTAACTTTGTATGTGGCACGACTCAGTGAATTTGAGATTTTGACTTTTTGTCTGGCCCATTCTTTTTCGATCGGTTTGCTTTAGTTGTCtctcaattttattttggtatgTAAACCGGGGATCATCCTCGAATTAACAGAATTAAAATatggatattttataaaatatggctccttagagtttttaaaaaaaataattctcaTACTATAAACAAGTATTTTTTGCCCACTACAACTTGCCCGTGTATCTTTTCAAGTTAATTTATAACACATTTTTAATCTGCAAATATTCTTCAGCCAAAGAGTTATTTATTATAGACTGAAACAAAAACCAGTTTCTTAAATCATCAACATCAAGAACCTAACTCATATCTATCTTAACTTAGCCACCTCTCCCGTCCAGTACTACTTACCAGTGACTTTGTTGTAGTTAAAGAATTTCAAGGTTCTTGATATTTCTAACAATGAACTCAACAGAAACATCCAAGCCTCTCTTTCAGGTTTGACCAGACCTAATAGTCTTGAAACTTGGAAACAGCTCATTCTCAGGGAATTCCCCATGTTGATTTTCAAACCTGAGGCATTGATCTGTTTACTCATCGGCACAATACCGGAATTTCTTCAAAGATACCAAAGAATCTAATAAGCCTCGGCATAATACTCAAATTTTATCCTCAAATTGTGTTGACAATCGACGGCGCCTTTGTCATTTGTTTGACCTTTGGAAAATGTTGCCAACTTATGTTTGAAGAGTTCATTAGAGTGTAATGAAGTTTTATGTAATTAGGAGACACACCAAACGAATATGGAGGACCACATGGCCCTAACAAACTTGCCTTTGGATTGAATATCA
This Raphanus sativus cultivar WK10039 unplaced genomic scaffold, ASM80110v3 Scaffold0016, whole genome shotgun sequence DNA region includes the following protein-coding sequences:
- the LOC108822032 gene encoding serine/arginine-rich splicing factor SR45a; protein product: MADSPHEERDSRSPSPRKEQPRSRSRSMPRYRSRSRSRSLPRPISPSRNRGRSRSRSRGRSETENPGTTLHVTGLSTRVTEKDLEAHFSKEGKVASCVLVVEPRTRESRGFAFVTMDSLKDAERCIKYLNQSVLEGRYIKVERSRRKRPRTPTPGHYLGLKSSRDNDRDSRSNRGRHYDRDDSGHRRSPRRDFSPRDHGRRSPRGGGRSSRRDRSYSPRGRSPERRSERRYQPRGSR
- the LOC108819879 gene encoding serine/arginine-rich splicing factor SR45a-like, which translates into the protein MPRDRSRSRSLARPISPSRNRGRSEIENTGTTLFVTGLSTKVTDKDLEAHFSKQGKVASCVLKVDPHTRESRGYAFVTMDSLGDAERCIKYLNGTLVDGRYIKVEKSRRKRPRTPTPGQYLGLKSSRDNEKDRDGRSSQEKHDDRDDSRQRWSPNRHYSPRGERNSPRRDHSPRDGRESPRHDRSPRGERSPERRGSRSPPAQPRPRTLARPISPASRIRAEIDASVWADLHLSPIVSDKDLEWTP
- the LOC108822009 gene encoding F-box/kelch-repeat protein At4g38940-like isoform X1, yielding MSPSAFDRNLRVSLAVMAGSPIEERSISSDSLKQMEQSPEQSPSPLFPSLPDDVTVDIVARVPISRYPTLSLVSRTFRKLIASPKLYKRRSQLGITEHRVYALLYNRSTGDSRFHVLHRKPNSRNRLVVVGSLPPMSSIGSFVPVGSKTYVFNNLESLSIDFASHTVQSIPGMPQRMINNVASAVDGKVYLIGDSYCSFSDEDGSSGEGWMKAVMVFDTEAQTWEPVMVKHDLPYGDLWSDSAVMEGKLFFKSFRNQHAFAYEPREDKWELKEVLNAKEWKGACVVDDVLYYHDRSGKAGVLMAFDPTKQSPCWSVVNGLEEFFAVEETDRSRVVKCGEKMLALFFTKIHDAKKKVLCCAEIALGRRQGEIWDKVLSCDVVFEDGLFDMVKCASVTV
- the LOC108822009 gene encoding F-box/kelch-repeat protein At4g38940-like isoform X2, with product MEQSPEQSPSPLFPSLPDDVTVDIVARVPISRYPTLSLVSRTFRKLIASPKLYKRRSQLGITEHRVYALLYNRSTGDSRFHVLHRKPNSRNRLVVVGSLPPMSSIGSFVPVGSKTYVFNNLESLSIDFASHTVQSIPGMPQRMINNVASAVDGKVYLIGDSYCSFSDEDGSSGEGWMKAVMVFDTEAQTWEPVMVKHDLPYGDLWSDSAVMEGKLFFKSFRNQHAFAYEPREDKWELKEVLNAKEWKGACVVDDVLYYHDRSGKAGVLMAFDPTKQSPCWSVVNGLEEFFAVEETDRSRVVKCGEKMLALFFTKIHDAKKKVLCCAEIALGRRQGEIWDKVLSCDVVFEDGLFDMVKCASVTV